In a genomic window of Pseudomonadota bacterium:
- a CDS encoding DUF3108 domain-containing protein: MCCWTVCPWRPPLSLPVDLVRSHSRGIAVPLNRRLITIATTALALGTGHLTLAASLIPFDATYTLSSGTTIVGETRLTLEHYGEQTYRYTSSSRATGFIGRLVGGNIEERSEGSFSSDQIRPAHYIYRRTGRKEREVLLEFDWLKAQVINTINEDPWVMAIPSGTLDKLAVQLALMLDLDQGRQAMNYHIADGGTLKDYHFKVAGRETIETPLGLVETIRIKRDRGHAERYTEFWCAPQWGYAPVRIVQYRKGAEHARLSLRKITVGEVPSRK, from the coding sequence GTGTGCTGCTGGACGGTCTGCCCCTGGCGACCCCCCCTGTCTTTGCCGGTTGATTTGGTCCGGTCACACTCGAGAGGGATTGCCGTGCCGCTAAACAGACGGCTTATTACGATAGCGACCACAGCGCTCGCGCTCGGAACGGGCCATCTCACTCTGGCCGCCAGCCTGATTCCTTTCGACGCCACTTACACATTGAGCAGCGGCACGACAATCGTGGGGGAGACGCGGTTAACTCTCGAACACTATGGCGAGCAGACCTACCGCTACACCTCCTCCAGCCGCGCCACAGGCTTTATCGGGCGACTGGTGGGTGGAAACATCGAAGAGCGTAGCGAAGGAAGTTTTTCCAGCGACCAGATCCGCCCCGCGCACTACATCTACCGGCGCACAGGGCGCAAGGAGCGTGAGGTGCTCCTCGAGTTCGACTGGCTTAAAGCGCAGGTCATCAATACGATCAACGAAGATCCGTGGGTGATGGCTATTCCCTCCGGCACTTTGGACAAACTGGCGGTTCAGCTGGCGTTGATGCTTGATCTCGATCAGGGCAGGCAAGCGATGAACTATCACATCGCCGATGGCGGGACACTCAAGGATTATCACTTCAAGGTTGCAGGCCGCGAGACCATCGAGACGCCCCTTGGACTCGTGGAAACGATCCGCATCAAACGTGATCGAGGCCACGCCGAACGCTACACCGAGTTCTGGTGCGCACCGCAGTGGGGCTATGCGCCGGTACGGATCGTGCAATATCGCAAAGGCGCGGAACACGCCCGCCTAAGCCTGCGCAAGATCACCGTGGGCGAAGTACCGTCCCGCAAATAA
- a CDS encoding phosphoribosylglycinamide formyltransferase, with product MTSAEGATRVVALISGRGSNLQALIDAARQGNLAADLVAVVSNRPHATGLDRAIKAGIETVIIDHENHPDRDSFDRALMQAIDRFSPRLVVLAGFMRILGKDIIDHYADRMLNIHPSLLPKYRGLHTHQRALEAGDTVHGCSVHFVTNELDGGPVVVQAQVPVLNGDDADALAARVLTQEHLIYPLAVRWFAEGRLRVTGNRVLLDGLPLATPPVFAG from the coding sequence ATGACCTCGGCAGAGGGGGCAACCCGCGTGGTCGCCCTTATCTCAGGACGGGGCAGCAATCTGCAGGCGTTGATCGACGCCGCCCGGCAAGGCAATCTTGCGGCTGATCTGGTGGCGGTCGTCAGCAATCGCCCTCATGCAACCGGATTAGACCGCGCAATAAAGGCCGGTATCGAAACCGTTATCATCGATCATGAGAACCACCCTGATCGCGACAGTTTCGACCGGGCACTGATGCAGGCGATTGACCGCTTCAGCCCCCGGTTGGTGGTCCTGGCAGGATTCATGCGCATTCTGGGCAAGGACATCATCGATCACTATGCGGATCGGATGCTCAACATCCACCCTTCGCTGTTGCCCAAGTATCGGGGCCTGCATACTCACCAGCGTGCATTGGAGGCGGGCGATACAGTGCACGGCTGCAGTGTGCACTTCGTCACCAACGAATTGGATGGAGGACCCGTGGTGGTGCAGGCCCAGGTACCGGTCCTGAACGGTGACGATGCGGATGCACTCGCAGCCCGAGTGCTCACACAGGAGCATCTTATATACCCCCTAGCAGTTCGCTGGTTTGCGGAAGGTCGCCTGCGCGTGACAGGAAACCGTGTGCTGCTGGACGGTCTGCCCCTGGCGACCCCCCCTGTCTTTGCCGGTTGA
- a CDS encoding phosphoribosylformylglycinamidine cyclo-ligase codes for MSSEDKSGSPPTRKKPSISYRDAGVDIDAGNRFVDRIKPIAARTARPEVLTGLGGFGALFALPLERYRHPVLVSSTDGVGTKLALAIETGKHDTVGIDLVAMCVNDIVVQGAEPLFFLDYYASGKLDLETATQVISGIGRGCELAGAALIGGETAEMPGMYASGDYDLAGFAVGIVERDAIIDGSRVAPGDVLIGLESSGPHSNGYSLIRKILEVCSADLSAPFAGRTLGETLLEPTRIYVRSLLATLAKHPIHALAHITGGGITENLPRVLPDRCNAIIERQKIPRLPIFEWLQAQGDISDEEMLRTFNCGLGMIVCVSAADCEGVLTTLRELGETPHLIGTVEASDSEHPKVVYR; via the coding sequence GTGAGTTCTGAAGACAAATCAGGCAGCCCTCCCACCCGGAAGAAGCCCTCAATCAGCTATCGCGACGCTGGTGTCGATATTGATGCCGGAAACCGGTTTGTCGATCGCATCAAACCCATAGCCGCCCGCACAGCACGACCTGAGGTGCTGACGGGTCTCGGTGGTTTCGGTGCACTGTTCGCACTTCCCCTTGAGCGCTACCGTCACCCCGTCCTGGTCTCAAGTACGGATGGTGTGGGAACCAAGCTCGCCCTGGCCATTGAAACCGGCAAGCACGATACGGTGGGCATCGATCTGGTGGCCATGTGTGTCAACGACATCGTGGTGCAGGGCGCGGAACCGCTCTTTTTCCTCGACTATTACGCTTCGGGAAAACTTGATCTGGAGACGGCCACTCAGGTAATCAGCGGCATCGGCCGTGGGTGCGAATTGGCAGGAGCCGCCCTGATCGGGGGCGAAACCGCCGAGATGCCCGGCATGTACGCTAGCGGCGACTACGATCTGGCGGGTTTCGCAGTGGGGATAGTCGAACGCGACGCCATTATCGATGGCAGCCGGGTCGCACCGGGCGATGTCCTGATCGGGCTGGAGTCCTCAGGACCTCACTCCAACGGTTATTCGCTGATCCGTAAAATACTCGAAGTGTGTAGCGCCGACCTGAGCGCACCCTTTGCGGGGCGAACGCTCGGCGAAACACTACTGGAACCGACACGGATCTACGTCCGGTCACTGCTGGCGACCCTTGCCAAACATCCGATACATGCGCTTGCCCACATTACCGGGGGAGGTATCACAGAGAATTTACCGCGTGTATTGCCGGATCGCTGTAATGCCATCATCGAACGGCAGAAAATTCCGCGGCTTCCGATTTTCGAGTGGCTGCAAGCGCAGGGCGATATCAGCGACGAGGAGATGTTACGCACCTTCAATTGCGGATTAGGGATGATTGTTTGTGTAAGCGCCGCCGACTGCGAGGGCGTTCTCACGACTCTGCGCGAACTTGGCGAGACCCCGCACCTGATCGGCACGGTTGAGGCATCTGACAGCGAACACCCTAAAGTGGTCTATCGATGA
- a CDS encoding DUF2066 domain-containing protein: MSRSKGLLLTWMCLLLFSGSLQAGKVGNLYQSTVPVTGQDTNERSAAIATALTQVLIKVTGESRLEERPETRGLLSGASGFVQQYRYEKRSHPSPLPDQAPVDALYLHVQFDSNAINEALRKRGLPVWGDVRPSTLIWLAVEQGAQRYLVAADSEPGIVTELREASARRGIPILLPLLDLEDQAALSVADVWGNFRASVLKASARYQPDAVLVGRIYRQSDGLWEAAWAFYHDGNSSSWISSGALSSQVLAQGLEGTADLLAARFAPIGLSLSGGEFLLRVEAVDSLEDYARLHRYLGALQPIKSLTPDRITAGEVQFRVTLEGDYRILQQVIGLTNQLQPIAAAGGSASLEQPILPTLRYRLVQ; this comes from the coding sequence ATGAGTCGGTCTAAGGGTTTGCTGCTTACCTGGATGTGCCTGCTGCTGTTTAGCGGATCGCTCCAGGCGGGGAAGGTGGGGAATCTCTATCAGTCCACGGTGCCTGTTACCGGGCAGGATACCAATGAGCGTAGTGCGGCGATCGCGACAGCGTTGACTCAAGTGCTCATCAAGGTGACCGGGGAGTCGCGCCTGGAGGAGCGACCCGAAACGCGTGGGCTGCTAAGCGGTGCCTCCGGGTTTGTCCAACAGTATCGGTACGAGAAACGATCCCACCCCTCACCCTTGCCTGATCAGGCGCCAGTGGATGCGCTATACCTCCACGTTCAATTCGATAGCAATGCGATTAACGAGGCTCTGCGCAAACGTGGGTTGCCGGTCTGGGGCGATGTGCGTCCGAGCACCTTGATCTGGTTGGCAGTGGAACAGGGCGCGCAGCGTTATCTCGTGGCCGCCGATTCGGAACCTGGGATCGTCACCGAACTGCGGGAGGCGTCTGCCCGGAGAGGCATACCCATTCTTTTGCCGTTGCTCGACCTGGAAGATCAGGCAGCGCTCTCCGTCGCTGATGTGTGGGGTAATTTTCGGGCCTCTGTGCTCAAGGCTTCCGCGCGTTATCAGCCCGACGCGGTTCTCGTTGGGCGGATCTATCGCCAGAGTGACGGGCTTTGGGAGGCGGCCTGGGCTTTCTATCATGACGGGAACTCGTCAAGCTGGATCTCAAGCGGAGCGCTTTCATCGCAAGTGCTCGCTCAGGGATTGGAGGGTACTGCGGATCTGCTGGCGGCTCGATTCGCCCCTATCGGCTTGTCGCTTTCAGGGGGCGAATTTCTACTGCGCGTGGAAGCTGTCGACTCACTCGAGGATTATGCGCGACTCCATCGGTATTTGGGTGCGTTGCAACCCATAAAATCTCTTACTCCGGATAGGATTACGGCGGGTGAAGTACAGTTTCGAGTAACCCTGGAAGGGGATTATCGAATCCTCCAGCAAGTCATCGGATTGACCAATCAGCTGCAACCAATAGCTGCCGCTGGTGGCTCGGCATCCTTGGAGCAGCCGATCCTGCCAACCCTGCGCTATCGCTTGGTGCAATGA
- a CDS encoding CDP-alcohol phosphatidyltransferase family protein, with protein MSRRDIPNLLTVLRILLVGPVIWLLAEERYGQALLVFAIAGVSDGLDGYLAKRNGWITRLGSFLDPLADKMLLVGSYVALGWTGLLPVWLVLLILGRDLVIVSGALAFHLLVGRFEAEPTAISKINTFTQIVLVLLVVSGELVAGIPTTAIEAVTFCVVVTTIASGVGYVWAWSQRAHRVSREDRTR; from the coding sequence ATTTCGCGACGTGACATCCCCAACCTGCTGACGGTCCTGCGCATCTTGCTCGTCGGCCCTGTCATCTGGTTGCTCGCTGAAGAGCGCTATGGTCAGGCGTTGCTGGTGTTTGCCATAGCCGGTGTCTCTGATGGCCTGGATGGCTATTTGGCTAAACGCAACGGATGGATAACCAGGCTCGGATCGTTTCTCGATCCCTTGGCGGACAAGATGTTGTTGGTGGGCAGCTATGTGGCTTTAGGTTGGACGGGTCTGTTGCCGGTATGGCTGGTTCTGCTGATTTTGGGGCGCGATTTGGTGATCGTCAGCGGGGCATTGGCATTCCACTTACTTGTTGGGCGGTTCGAAGCGGAGCCCACGGCCATCAGCAAGATAAACACCTTCACTCAGATCGTGCTGGTGTTGTTGGTGGTGTCGGGAGAACTCGTCGCAGGGATTCCAACGACCGCTATCGAGGCGGTGACCTTCTGCGTCGTGGTTACGACGATTGCCAGCGGCGTGGGGTATGTCTGGGCATGGAGCCAGCGTGCGCATCGTGTGTCGAGGGAGGACAGGACTCGCTGA
- the hda gene encoding DnaA regulatory inactivator Hda, translating into MRQLPLGIVLPDSTTFDTFFTGPNEEIVATLRQHIGQNDSGLFALYGGTGSGKTHLLQAACHLAADLQLSPVYLSFATTESLQPEALNGLEHLDLIAIDDLHRVAGSDQWEHALFHLVNAAREQSTQIVVAASNTPEALGIRLPDLRSRLDAGLVYRLRLLDDSARLSALQLRARNRGLELSDEVGCFLLSRYPRDLGVLFDLLNQLDEASLVEQRRLTIPFVRQALNQLH; encoded by the coding sequence ATGCGCCAGCTACCTCTAGGCATAGTGCTGCCTGACTCGACGACCTTTGACACCTTTTTTACTGGCCCTAATGAGGAGATCGTTGCCACTCTTAGGCAACATATTGGGCAGAACGACAGCGGATTGTTTGCTTTGTACGGCGGCACGGGCAGCGGCAAGACGCATCTGTTACAGGCCGCCTGCCATCTCGCCGCGGACCTGCAGCTCAGCCCCGTCTATCTCTCCTTCGCAACGACTGAATCTCTTCAACCGGAAGCATTGAATGGTCTTGAACACCTCGATCTCATCGCAATCGATGACCTGCACCGCGTTGCCGGATCAGATCAATGGGAGCACGCTTTGTTTCATCTTGTGAACGCGGCCCGCGAGCAATCGACGCAGATCGTGGTCGCCGCTTCCAATACGCCCGAAGCACTCGGAATCCGACTTCCCGATCTGCGCTCAAGACTCGACGCTGGCCTTGTGTATCGTCTGCGATTGTTGGACGACAGCGCCCGTTTGAGCGCGCTCCAATTACGCGCGCGCAATCGAGGTTTGGAACTGAGTGATGAGGTGGGGTGTTTCCTGTTATCGCGTTATCCGCGCGACCTGGGAGTTCTGTTCGACCTATTGAACCAACTGGACGAGGCATCGCTCGTCGAGCAACGCCGTCTCACGATTCCTTTTGTAAGGCAGGCGCTGAACCAGTTGCACTGA
- a CDS encoding NAD(P)H:quinone oxidoreductase, protein MSTSVLVLYYSRKGATAELARQIARGVDEIKGVRSRLRTVPEVSQVCEASEDTIPLQGPPYANLDDLRECHGLALGSPTRFGNMAAPLKYFIDSTSTLWLSGILAGKPAAVFTSSSSLHGGQESTLLSMMLPLLHQGMLLLGIPYTEPALHRTTTGGTPYGASHFAPEDGRISLSTDERDLCHALGRRLARTALALSAVDRTD, encoded by the coding sequence ATGAGCACAAGCGTTCTGGTTCTCTATTACAGTCGGAAGGGCGCCACGGCGGAACTGGCCCGCCAGATCGCGCGTGGGGTTGACGAGATCAAGGGAGTCCGCTCGAGGTTGCGCACCGTACCCGAGGTCTCGCAGGTCTGCGAAGCCAGCGAAGACACTATCCCTTTGCAGGGTCCTCCCTACGCCAATCTGGATGATCTCCGCGAGTGTCACGGCCTTGCACTCGGCAGTCCGACGCGCTTCGGCAATATGGCTGCGCCGTTGAAATACTTTATCGACAGCACGAGCACGCTTTGGCTCTCGGGTATCCTGGCAGGCAAACCAGCCGCTGTGTTCACCTCCTCCTCGAGTTTGCATGGCGGCCAGGAGAGCACGCTTTTGTCAATGATGTTGCCGCTACTCCATCAGGGTATGTTATTGCTTGGAATCCCCTATACAGAGCCGGCACTGCATCGAACCACCACCGGCGGTACGCCCTACGGTGCGAGTCATTTCGCACCAGAGGATGGACGGATCTCGCTCAGCACGGATGAGCGAGATCTGTGCCATGCACTGGGGAGGCGCCTGGCCCGTACCGCGCTGGCACTCAGTGCGGTCGACAGGACCGATTGA
- the arsC gene encoding arsenate reductase (glutaredoxin), translated as MAITIYHNPRCSKSREALALLREHQTVPRVVAYLDTPPSVVELKNLLQLLGISARDLIRTGEPEYRELGLSDPTMDDDALLEAMAKHPRLIQRPIIVHGDRAIIGRPPHKVLDLL; from the coding sequence ATGGCGATCACCATCTATCACAATCCACGATGCAGCAAATCCCGCGAGGCGCTGGCGCTTCTCCGCGAGCATCAAACCGTCCCGCGGGTCGTCGCCTATCTCGATACCCCACCCAGCGTAGTCGAGCTGAAAAACCTGTTGCAGTTACTGGGAATATCCGCACGCGACCTGATTCGCACCGGCGAGCCAGAATACCGGGAATTGGGCCTTTCCGATCCCACGATGGATGACGATGCACTACTCGAGGCGATGGCGAAACACCCGCGCCTGATTCAACGTCCGATTATCGTACACGGCGATCGCGCAATCATTGGACGCCCGCCGCATAAGGTGTTGGACCTGCTCTGA
- a CDS encoding DUF4398 domain-containing protein, whose amino-acid sequence MIRKQGSLNKRALSVKRVAVAALWLSVMFGCASAPVQEMSDARQSIAAARDAGAAQLAPKSLSEAERYLEQAKQLLDKGLFDQARQSARTARELALEARRKVLESDR is encoded by the coding sequence ATGATACGAAAACAGGGCAGTCTCAACAAACGCGCATTGAGTGTGAAACGCGTCGCAGTCGCTGCCCTATGGTTGAGCGTAATGTTCGGCTGCGCGAGTGCACCCGTCCAGGAGATGAGCGATGCGCGCCAATCTATCGCGGCGGCGCGGGACGCAGGTGCAGCTCAATTGGCTCCGAAGAGTTTGAGTGAGGCAGAGCGGTATTTGGAGCAGGCCAAACAGCTTCTGGATAAAGGGTTGTTCGACCAGGCTCGGCAGAGCGCACGCACCGCCAGGGAGTTAGCGCTCGAGGCGAGACGCAAAGTGTTGGAGTCCGACCGCTAA
- a CDS encoding LysM peptidoglycan-binding domain-containing protein: MNYTVERGDSLWKISGKDEVYGNPYQWPIIYKKNQDQIKDADLIYPGQEFAIDKVPSQSEVDAAVNHAKTRGAWSIGEVEESDRAYLAR, encoded by the coding sequence ATGAACTACACCGTCGAGCGTGGTGACAGCCTGTGGAAGATCTCCGGTAAGGATGAGGTTTACGGAAATCCGTACCAGTGGCCGATTATTTACAAAAAGAACCAGGACCAGATCAAGGATGCAGATCTGATCTATCCCGGCCAGGAGTTTGCCATCGATAAAGTACCATCGCAGAGTGAAGTGGACGCGGCGGTCAATCATGCCAAGACCCGCGGGGCCTGGTCCATCGGTGAGGTCGAAGAGTCAGACAGAGCCTATTTGGCCCGCTAA
- a CDS encoding acylphosphatase, whose translation MATSESICRRYFVGGKVQGVWFRSATREIALELGLSGYARNLADGRVEVLACGAREALQELEVWLWRGSPAAVVAEVTPETADGAEVIPGRFAVL comes from the coding sequence ATGGCCACATCTGAATCGATTTGCCGGCGCTACTTCGTTGGCGGCAAGGTACAGGGTGTCTGGTTTCGTTCTGCGACGCGCGAGATCGCTTTGGAATTGGGGCTTTCCGGCTACGCCCGTAATCTCGCAGATGGTCGCGTTGAAGTGCTCGCATGTGGCGCACGGGAAGCGCTGCAGGAGTTGGAAGTTTGGCTATGGCGGGGGTCGCCTGCAGCAGTGGTAGCGGAAGTCACGCCCGAAACGGCAGATGGCGCGGAAGTAATCCCCGGGCGTTTCGCGGTCCTGTAG